Proteins co-encoded in one Streptococcus parauberis NCFD 2020 genomic window:
- a CDS encoding AI-2E family transporter, protein MKFEKKQVLNLVLLFVICYAIKSNWEMGSNVIETIYRTSLPFLYGAALAYVVNIVMSTYETGLGRLIKGEKYASLKRAISMILAYLTFFTLLTWIISIVIPDLIASLSLMLQFDTASIKTVVHDLSHNQLIAKAIKYAGGVSEITKTISNYSHQLLQQLLSVFTNILTSVTMIASAVISLFVSFVFSLYVLANKEQLCRQGNLLVDTYTGIYAQRIHYFVGLLHSRFHGFFVGQSIEAIILGSLTALGMFILQIPFAATIGVLVAFTALIPVVGAYIGLVIGFILIMTQSMTQAIIFVVFLVVLQQFEGNLIYPRVVGGSIKLPGMWVLLAITIGASLKGIIGMVVAVPLAATFYQMIRDNVEKKQAIQKKQVS, encoded by the coding sequence ATGAAATTTGAAAAAAAACAGGTCTTAAATTTAGTCCTACTATTTGTAATCTGTTATGCTATAAAATCAAATTGGGAGATGGGCTCAAATGTAATAGAAACCATTTATCGAACTAGCTTACCTTTCCTGTATGGAGCAGCCTTAGCTTATGTCGTCAATATTGTGATGAGCACCTATGAAACTGGTTTAGGTAGACTGATAAAAGGAGAAAAATATGCTAGCTTAAAAAGGGCAATCTCAATGATTCTAGCTTACTTAACCTTCTTTACACTTTTAACTTGGATTATTTCTATTGTTATTCCAGATTTAATTGCTAGTTTATCATTGATGCTTCAATTTGACACAGCATCTATTAAAACAGTGGTTCATGACTTAAGTCACAATCAATTGATTGCAAAAGCCATTAAATATGCTGGAGGTGTTTCTGAAATAACAAAAACAATTTCAAACTACAGTCACCAATTACTACAACAATTATTATCAGTGTTTACAAATATCTTAACTTCAGTAACAATGATTGCATCAGCAGTTATTAGTTTATTTGTCAGTTTTGTATTTTCACTTTATGTTTTGGCCAATAAAGAACAATTATGCCGTCAAGGTAATTTACTAGTGGATACATACACTGGTATTTATGCACAACGGATTCATTATTTTGTTGGCTTACTTCACAGTCGCTTTCATGGTTTCTTCGTTGGACAAAGTATTGAAGCAATAATTTTAGGCAGTTTAACTGCACTTGGTATGTTTATCTTGCAAATTCCTTTTGCGGCAACTATTGGTGTCTTAGTTGCTTTTACAGCATTAATTCCAGTTGTAGGTGCTTATATTGGGTTAGTTATTGGATTTATATTAATTATGACGCAATCTATGACTCAAGCTATTATTTTTGTTGTTTTCTTAGTCGTATTACAACAATTTGAAGGTAATCTGATTTATCCACGTGTAGTTGGTGGCTCTATCAAACTTCCAGGGATGTGGGTATTGTTAGCAATTACAATTGGCGCATCATTAAAAGGAATTATTGGGATGGTTGTAGCTGTTCCTTTAGCAGCAACCTTCTATCAGATGATTCGGGACAATGTTGAAAAAAAACAAGCTATTCAAAAAAAACAGGTTTCTTAA
- a CDS encoding DUF4649 family protein, with amino-acid sequence MIKVSFFNESKQEKTVLFSDFKEFERAQVSCDISTPDYHPVISVTVDGQELNYQGTYGDLYFYLLKRNEK; translated from the coding sequence ATGATTAAAGTCAGTTTTTTTAATGAAAGTAAACAAGAAAAAACAGTTTTATTTTCAGATTTTAAGGAATTTGAACGGGCTCAAGTCTCTTGTGATATTTCAACCCCTGATTACCATCCAGTTATTTCTGTAACTGTAGACGGACAAGAATTAAATTATCAGGGAACTTATGGAGACCTTTATTTTTATCTGCTTAAACGAAATGAAAAATAA
- a CDS encoding AEC family transporter translates to MQAFNTLAPVFFMLTLGYLARHKQWLTADQKAGANALIFTILFPILIFHLIMSAEIKASTFPILLYIFIAFQLAMVLGKLLKGFIGESHAHFAHFLLPTVEGGSVALPLYLSIVGVSSNTVIFDLAGAATAFLVIPILVSKASASNASLKELAISTITHPFLIAIGLGLVANAFHLNQLISHAPFGDAYFGIIEKATSPIVGTILFILGYDLQFDPETFKSIGKLLLVRVAIYSLIIAGFFLLFPVLMENKEFKIAVLLYFMCPTGFAMPAIIMPAFKSVKDELFSATFISLSLIVTLVVYTLLVVFMA, encoded by the coding sequence ATGCAAGCATTTAATACATTAGCACCTGTTTTCTTCATGCTTACTCTCGGCTACTTAGCCAGACATAAGCAGTGGTTAACAGCAGATCAAAAGGCAGGAGCTAATGCCTTAATTTTCACCATCCTGTTTCCGATTCTGATTTTTCATCTCATCATGTCAGCGGAAATCAAAGCATCTACTTTTCCAATTTTACTCTACATATTTATTGCATTTCAATTGGCAATGGTCCTAGGAAAACTGCTCAAAGGATTTATTGGGGAGTCACATGCACACTTTGCACATTTCTTATTACCGACCGTTGAAGGCGGAAGTGTTGCCTTGCCTTTATATTTGTCCATCGTCGGCGTTTCCAGTAATACGGTTATATTTGACTTAGCTGGCGCAGCCACAGCATTCTTGGTTATACCAATCTTGGTATCCAAAGCAAGTGCATCGAATGCTTCGCTAAAAGAATTAGCAATCTCTACAATAACCCATCCGTTTTTAATTGCAATTGGTCTTGGCTTAGTAGCTAACGCTTTTCATCTTAATCAGTTAATTAGTCATGCTCCCTTTGGAGATGCTTACTTTGGCATAATTGAAAAAGCAACCTCTCCAATTGTTGGGACTATACTCTTTATTTTAGGATATGACTTACAATTTGACCCAGAGACTTTTAAGTCAATTGGGAAACTCTTATTGGTTCGAGTTGCTATCTATAGTTTAATTATTGCTGGATTCTTCTTACTATTTCCAGTACTAATGGAAAACAAGGAATTTAAGATTGCTGTTTTATTATATTTCATGTGTCCTACAGGATTTGCCATGCCAGCAATTATTATGCCAGCCTTTAAGTCTGTAAAAGATGAACTCTTTTCAGCAACCTTTATTTCGTTATCACTTATTGTCACACTAGTGGTTTATACTTTACTAGTTGTCTTTATGGCTTAG
- a CDS encoding GTP pyrophosphokinase translates to MPLDWEEFLDPYIQTVGELKIKLRGIRKQFRKQNRYSPIEFVTGRVKSVESIKEKMQLRGVLEENIAQDIQDIAGLRIMVQFVDDIDEVLNLLRHRKDMSIVYERDYIRNMKSSGYRSYHVVVEYPVDTIDGQKKVLAEIQIRTLAMNFWATIEHSLNYKYRGEFPEEIKKRLSTTAKMALELDEEMRKIREDIREAQLLFDPVTRNYSDGVGNSDDSDELYR, encoded by the coding sequence GTGCCTCTAGATTGGGAAGAATTTTTGGATCCATACATCCAAACGGTTGGAGAACTAAAGATTAAATTACGTGGTATTCGTAAGCAGTTTCGTAAACAAAATCGCTATTCTCCAATAGAATTTGTAACAGGTCGTGTCAAATCTGTTGAAAGTATTAAAGAAAAAATGCAATTACGAGGCGTCCTCGAAGAGAACATTGCTCAAGATATTCAAGATATAGCTGGTCTCCGAATTATGGTTCAATTTGTTGATGATATTGATGAGGTATTGAATCTTTTACGCCATAGAAAAGATATGTCAATCGTTTATGAACGGGATTATATTCGTAACATGAAATCCTCTGGATACCGTTCGTACCATGTGGTGGTCGAATATCCAGTTGATACAATTGATGGCCAAAAGAAGGTTTTAGCTGAGATTCAAATTAGAACACTTGCAATGAACTTTTGGGCAACAATTGAACATTCATTGAATTACAAATATCGAGGTGAATTTCCAGAAGAAATTAAAAAAAGACTTTCGACAACTGCAAAAATGGCTTTAGAGCTTGATGAAGAGATGCGTAAAATTCGCGAAGATATCAGAGAAGCTCAGCTATTATTTGATCCAGTTACGCGTAATTATAGTGATGGTGTAGGAAACAGTGATGACTCAGATGAATTATACAGATAA
- a CDS encoding RluA family pseudouridine synthase: MRFDYTADRRTKVKTLLKGHDVSKGLLAKVKYRGGKILVNEQEQNATYLLDINDIVTIHIPDELPFEKLEAVSHPLDIVYEDEHFLVINKPFGFASIPSAIHSNTIANFIKAYYIEKDYPNKQVHIVTRLDRDTSGLMLFAKHGYAHARLDKQLQARSIDKHYYALVSGPGQLPDSGEIIAPIGRSKDSIITRAVDPMGKYAKTTYQVVGRFAENVHLVDIKLHTGRTHQIRVHFSHIGFPLLGDDLYGGRIDLGITRQALHCHSLNFYDPFTEKESKHAIDLTDDFENVIIDLQKK; this comes from the coding sequence ATGAGATTTGATTATACAGCCGACCGCCGGACGAAAGTAAAGACACTTTTGAAGGGGCATGACGTTTCCAAGGGTCTACTAGCTAAAGTTAAATATCGTGGTGGTAAGATTCTCGTAAATGAGCAAGAACAAAATGCCACCTATTTATTAGATATTAATGACATTGTAACTATCCACATTCCAGATGAATTGCCTTTTGAAAAGTTAGAAGCTGTGTCACATCCTTTGGATATTGTATACGAAGATGAACATTTTTTGGTGATTAATAAACCTTTTGGGTTTGCCAGTATTCCAAGTGCTATTCATTCAAATACTATTGCAAATTTTATTAAGGCTTACTATATTGAAAAAGATTATCCCAACAAACAAGTCCATATTGTTACTCGATTGGACAGGGATACAAGTGGATTGATGCTCTTTGCAAAACATGGCTATGCGCATGCTAGATTAGATAAGCAGTTGCAGGCTCGGTCTATTGATAAACATTATTATGCATTAGTCTCAGGGCCAGGACAATTACCAGATAGCGGTGAGATTATTGCACCAATTGGTCGTTCAAAAGATAGCATCATTACTAGAGCAGTTGATCCAATGGGCAAGTATGCTAAAACAACATACCAAGTTGTTGGACGCTTTGCGGAAAATGTCCATTTAGTTGACATCAAACTACATACAGGAAGAACTCACCAAATCAGAGTTCATTTTTCTCATATTGGTTTTCCACTCCTTGGTGATGACCTTTATGGAGGCCGGATAGACCTTGGTATTACAAGGCAAGCCTTGCATTGTCACTCATTAAATTTTTATGATCCTTTTACTGAAAAAGAAAGTAAACATGCAATTGATTTGACAGATGACTTTGAGAACGTTATCATAGATTTACAGAAAAAATAA
- a CDS encoding CYTH domain-containing protein encodes MTNLEIEYKTLLTKDEYNRLLAKMSHIQPVTQTNYYIDTPNFDLKKHKMSLRIRTLADKAEMTLKVPEEVGNREYNVSLSNKQAKFLIKDFSLIVSPIKEIIDALDIEQDQLACFGHLTTVRRETDTSIGKIALDYNQYANIKDYELELEVDQAEKGQQDFNQYLNDNQISFKFAKSKVARFSKTLKDEN; translated from the coding sequence ATGACTAACCTAGAAATTGAATATAAAACACTGTTAACAAAGGATGAATATAATCGTTTGTTAGCAAAAATGTCGCACATTCAGCCTGTGACACAAACTAATTACTATATTGATACCCCTAATTTTGATTTAAAGAAACATAAAATGTCCTTGAGGATTCGAACTCTAGCTGATAAGGCTGAAATGACCCTTAAAGTCCCTGAAGAAGTTGGCAACCGTGAATATAATGTAAGTTTATCTAATAAACAAGCTAAATTTTTAATTAAGGATTTTTCCTTAATAGTTTCACCAATTAAAGAAATAATCGATGCTCTAGATATTGAGCAAGACCAATTAGCTTGTTTTGGTCACCTTACAACAGTTCGTCGTGAAACAGACACATCAATTGGTAAAATTGCTCTAGATTACAACCAATATGCTAACATTAAGGATTATGAGTTAGAGCTTGAAGTTGACCAAGCTGAAAAAGGTCAACAAGACTTTAATCAGTACTTAAATGATAATCAGATTTCTTTTAAATTTGCCAAAAGTAAAGTTGCACGATTTAGCAAAACTCTAAAAGACGAAAATTAA
- a CDS encoding NAD kinase, with translation MTQMNYTDKATRVAIIANGKYQSKRVASKLFSVFKDDPDFYLSKKNPDIVISIGGDGMLLSAFHMYEKELDKVRFVGVHTGHLGFYTDYRDFEVDKLIENLRKDKGEKVSYPILKVKISLEDGRVITARALNEATIKRIEKTMVVDVIINNVRFEAFRGDGLSVSTPTGSTAYNKSLGGAILHPTIEALQLTEISSLNNLVFRTVGSSLIIPKKDKIELVPQRTGIYTVSIDNKTYNLKNVTKVEYFIDEKKINFVATSSHTSFWERVKDAFIGEIES, from the coding sequence ATGACTCAGATGAATTATACAGATAAAGCTACTCGTGTAGCAATCATAGCTAATGGAAAATACCAAAGTAAGCGTGTCGCTTCAAAGCTTTTTTCTGTTTTTAAAGATGATCCAGATTTCTACCTCTCAAAAAAGAATCCGGATATCGTTATTTCAATTGGTGGAGATGGGATGCTCCTTTCTGCCTTTCATATGTATGAAAAAGAACTTGATAAGGTACGGTTTGTAGGTGTCCATACCGGTCACCTTGGGTTTTATACAGACTATCGTGATTTCGAAGTTGATAAATTAATTGAGAACTTACGTAAGGACAAGGGTGAAAAAGTCTCTTATCCAATTCTTAAAGTAAAAATTTCACTAGAAGACGGACGTGTGATAACTGCGCGTGCATTGAATGAAGCAACCATTAAAAGAATCGAAAAAACAATGGTAGTAGATGTAATTATTAATAATGTTCGATTCGAAGCTTTCCGTGGAGATGGTTTATCGGTTTCAACTCCAACAGGGAGTACAGCCTATAATAAGTCCTTAGGCGGTGCAATTCTTCATCCAACAATTGAAGCTTTACAATTAACAGAAATTTCCAGTTTGAATAATTTAGTTTTTCGGACTGTAGGTTCATCTTTGATTATTCCCAAGAAAGATAAAATCGAATTAGTTCCGCAAAGAACTGGTATCTATACTGTTTCAATTGATAATAAAACCTATAATTTAAAGAACGTTACAAAAGTTGAATATTTCATTGATGAAAAGAAAATTAACTTTGTTGCGACTTCTAGTCATACAAGTTTTTGGGAAAGGGTTAAAGATGCCTTCATCGGTGAAATTGAGTCATGA
- a CDS encoding 6-phospho-beta-glucosidase, whose translation MSNQAKFPKEFLWGGATAANQCEGAYDVDGRGLANVDLVPIGEDRFPIIAGERKMFDFEDGYFYPAKESIDFYHHYKEDIALFAEMGFKTYRMSIGWSRIFPNGDETEPNEKGLEFYENVFKECRKYGIEPLVTITHFDCPMHLIEEYGGWRNRKMIDFYGNLCHVIFNRYKGLVKYWLTFNEINMILHAPFMGAGICFEEGENKEEVKFQAAHNELVASALATKIAHEVDPDNKVGCMLAAGQYYPNTCDPKDYWAGMKEDRENYFFIDVQARGYYPNYALKKFERDNLNIEMTEDDLALLKEHTVDFISFSYYSSRVASGDPKVNEETQGNIFASIKNPYLDSSEWGWQIDPLGLRITMNAIWDRYQKPLFVVENGLGAIDTPDENGDVEDDYRIDYLRQHIQTMNDAINIDGVELWGYTTWGCIDLVSAGTGEMKKRYGFIYVDRDNDGNGTLKRTKKKSFDWYKKVIASQGTDLD comes from the coding sequence ATGTCAAATCAAGCAAAATTTCCTAAAGAATTTCTTTGGGGAGGTGCAACAGCTGCCAATCAATGTGAAGGTGCTTACGATGTCGATGGACGTGGTTTAGCTAACGTTGACCTAGTTCCAATTGGTGAAGATCGTTTCCCAATTATTGCTGGTGAAAGAAAAATGTTTGACTTTGAAGATGGCTATTTTTACCCAGCAAAAGAATCAATTGATTTCTACCATCATTACAAAGAAGATATAGCTTTATTTGCTGAAATGGGCTTTAAAACGTACCGTATGTCAATTGGCTGGTCACGTATTTTTCCTAATGGTGATGAAACTGAACCAAATGAAAAAGGTTTAGAATTCTATGAAAATGTTTTTAAAGAGTGCCGTAAATATGGTATTGAACCGCTTGTAACAATCACTCACTTTGATTGTCCAATGCACTTAATTGAAGAATATGGTGGATGGCGTAACCGTAAGATGATTGATTTCTACGGAAACCTATGCCATGTTATTTTTAACCGTTATAAAGGTCTTGTTAAATACTGGTTGACTTTCAACGAAATTAATATGATTCTTCATGCACCATTTATGGGAGCAGGTATTTGTTTTGAAGAAGGCGAAAATAAGGAAGAAGTAAAATTTCAAGCTGCCCATAATGAATTGGTGGCGTCAGCCTTAGCAACTAAGATTGCTCATGAAGTAGATCCTGACAATAAGGTCGGATGTATGTTAGCTGCTGGGCAATATTACCCAAATACTTGTGATCCAAAAGATTACTGGGCTGGTATGAAAGAAGATCGTGAAAATTACTTCTTTATCGATGTTCAGGCGCGTGGTTATTATCCAAATTATGCTTTGAAGAAATTTGAACGTGATAATTTGAATATTGAGATGACTGAAGATGATTTAGCTTTGTTAAAAGAACATACAGTTGACTTCATTTCATTCTCTTATTATTCAAGTCGTGTTGCTTCAGGAGATCCAAAGGTAAATGAGGAAACACAAGGAAATATCTTTGCTTCAATTAAAAATCCTTACTTAGATTCTTCTGAATGGGGATGGCAGATTGACCCACTTGGACTTCGTATTACAATGAATGCCATTTGGGATCGTTATCAAAAACCACTGTTTGTAGTTGAAAATGGACTCGGTGCTATTGATACGCCTGATGAAAATGGTGATGTTGAAGATGACTACCGTATTGACTATCTTCGTCAACATATTCAAACCATGAATGATGCTATTAATATCGATGGCGTTGAGTTATGGGGCTATACAACTTGGGGTTGTATTGACTTAGTTTCAGCAGGTACAGGTGAAATGAAAAAACGTTATGGCTTTATTTATGTAGATCGTGACAATGACGGAAACGGAACTTTAAAGCGTACTAAGAAAAAATCATTTGATTGGTATAAAAAAGTTATTGCAAGTCAAGGTACTGATTTAGATTAA
- a CDS encoding redox-sensing transcriptional repressor Rex, with product MVIDKSIPKATAKRLSLYYRIFKRFHADLVEKASSKQIADAMGIDSATVRRDFSYFGELGRRGFGYDVTKLMNFFADLLNDHSTTNVIIVGVGNIGRALLHYRFHDRNKMQIAMGFDTDDNPIVGTSTSDGIPIYGISSIKEQLKNTEIETAILTVQSDHAQEVADQLIASGIRGILCFSPVHLNVPKGIIVQYVDLTSELQTLLYFMNQNDTL from the coding sequence GTGGTTATCGACAAATCTATTCCAAAAGCGACTGCAAAACGCTTATCCCTCTACTACCGAATATTTAAAAGATTTCATGCTGATCTAGTTGAAAAGGCGAGTTCAAAACAAATTGCAGATGCTATGGGTATCGACTCAGCAACTGTTCGTCGTGATTTCTCATATTTTGGTGAATTAGGCCGTCGTGGATTTGGCTATGATGTTACAAAATTAATGAACTTCTTCGCCGACCTACTTAATGACCACTCAACGACAAATGTCATCATTGTAGGGGTAGGTAATATCGGTCGGGCTTTACTACACTACCGTTTCCATGATCGCAATAAAATGCAAATTGCCATGGGCTTTGATACTGATGATAATCCAATTGTTGGAACATCAACTTCAGATGGTATTCCTATTTATGGTATTTCATCAATTAAAGAGCAGCTTAAAAACACAGAGATTGAAACTGCAATCCTAACTGTTCAAAGTGATCATGCACAAGAGGTTGCGGACCAACTTATTGCTTCAGGAATAAGAGGTATTCTTTGCTTCTCTCCAGTTCACTTAAATGTTCCTAAAGGAATTATTGTACAGTATGTGGACCTAACTAGTGAATTACAAACTTTACTTTACTTTATGAATCAAAACGATACATTATAG
- the radC gene encoding RadC family protein, whose amino-acid sequence MYNIKIEQESLMPRERLVSLGAEMLSNQELLAILLRTGNKEKPVMELSAHILSGLDKLSDFKKLSLQELQQLAGIGKVKSIEIKAMIELANRIQASEEKIEGQLLSSHQVAQRMIRLLGEKKQEHLMTIYLDTQNRIIEEKTIFIGSVKRSIAEPREILHYACKNMATSLIVVHNHPSGLTNPSENDFHFTEKIKQSCDQIGITCLDHIIVGKKTYYSFRENTQIF is encoded by the coding sequence ATGTACAACATTAAAATTGAACAAGAATCACTAATGCCAAGAGAAAGACTTGTCAGCCTAGGGGCTGAAATGCTAAGTAATCAGGAATTATTAGCTATTCTATTGCGAACTGGGAATAAAGAAAAACCAGTAATGGAATTATCTGCCCATATCCTTTCTGGATTAGATAAACTATCTGACTTTAAAAAGTTATCTTTGCAAGAACTACAACAGTTGGCAGGAATTGGAAAGGTCAAATCAATTGAGATAAAAGCGATGATCGAATTAGCTAATCGGATTCAAGCAAGTGAAGAAAAGATTGAAGGACAACTTTTGTCATCCCATCAAGTTGCTCAACGGATGATTAGACTGCTTGGAGAGAAAAAACAAGAGCACTTAATGACTATTTATTTAGATACCCAAAATCGGATAATTGAGGAAAAAACCATCTTTATTGGGAGTGTGAAACGCTCAATAGCAGAACCTCGAGAAATCTTACATTATGCCTGTAAAAATATGGCAACTAGTTTAATTGTTGTCCATAATCATCCTTCTGGATTAACGAACCCAAGTGAAAATGATTTTCATTTCACTGAAAAAATAAAACAATCATGCGACCAAATTGGAATAACCTGTTTGGATCACATCATCGTTGGAAAGAAAACATATTATAGTTTCAGAGAAAATACACAAATTTTTTAA
- a CDS encoding DUF1831 domain-containing protein yields MAFEKEIALKDCKYTYIISPKVKKYTLRDTTFSETKIGHYELTRLLEEVPNSGEGFPLKITINKDLSSFKLTITDKSALRLVNIFKSEDNKIIQDKFYFLMDSLVERDIFIKQEN; encoded by the coding sequence ATGGCTTTTGAAAAAGAAATTGCCTTAAAGGATTGCAAATATACTTATATCATCAGTCCAAAAGTAAAGAAATATACATTGCGTGATACAACTTTTAGTGAAACTAAAATTGGCCACTATGAATTAACTCGACTGTTAGAGGAAGTTCCAAATTCCGGTGAAGGTTTTCCTTTAAAAATCACAATCAATAAAGATTTAAGCTCTTTTAAATTAACTATCACAGACAAATCTGCTCTTCGTTTGGTCAACATCTTTAAGTCAGAAGATAACAAAATTATTCAAGATAAATTTTACTTTTTAATGGATAGTTTGGTAGAACGAGATATTTTTATCAAACAAGAAAATTAA
- a CDS encoding cysteine desulfurase family protein, whose protein sequence is MKNKLIYFDNAATTALSNSVIAAMTSVMASNFGNPSSIHSFGRLANKTLRECRQEIANLLDVPSRQLIYTSGGTESNNTAIKGYALAHQDKGKHIITTAIEHHSVLHTMDYLEKRFGFEITYLEAKDGIISLDEFQKALRPDTILVSMMSANNETGDLLPIAEVGDILKDHQAVFHVDAVQTMGKVQLFPKNLGINMMSASAHKFHGPKGVGFLYQDDVLFDPLLHGGDQEEKRRSSTENLIGIVGMTKALTDAYQMMSENYQHVEQLKEHLLEQLQGTAFYLNKGNKSLPHVINLGFPGQVNALLLTRLDLSGVAVSTGSACTAGTVEPSHVLESYYGKDAHQLIESLRISFSDQNTIEEVDFLVDEIKKIIGE, encoded by the coding sequence ATGAAAAATAAACTAATCTATTTTGACAATGCAGCGACAACTGCACTAAGTAATTCAGTAATTGCTGCCATGACTTCGGTCATGGCTTCTAATTTTGGTAACCCATCTAGCATTCACTCTTTTGGCAGACTGGCCAATAAGACTTTAAGGGAATGTCGTCAAGAGATTGCCAATTTACTCGATGTTCCAAGTCGTCAATTAATTTATACCTCAGGTGGTACTGAAAGTAATAACACGGCGATTAAAGGCTATGCATTAGCTCACCAAGATAAAGGTAAGCATATTATCACTACTGCCATTGAACATCATTCTGTTCTTCATACCATGGACTATCTTGAAAAGCGTTTTGGCTTTGAGATTACGTACCTAGAAGCAAAAGATGGGATTATCTCACTAGATGAATTTCAAAAAGCTCTGCGTCCAGACACTATTTTAGTTAGCATGATGTCAGCTAATAATGAAACTGGTGATCTTCTCCCAATTGCTGAAGTTGGTGACATCCTCAAAGATCACCAAGCCGTTTTTCATGTTGATGCTGTTCAAACCATGGGAAAAGTGCAACTATTCCCAAAAAATCTTGGAATTAATATGATGTCGGCTTCTGCCCATAAATTCCATGGACCAAAAGGAGTTGGTTTCCTTTATCAAGATGATGTTCTTTTTGATCCACTTCTACATGGCGGTGATCAGGAAGAAAAGAGACGCTCAAGTACTGAAAATTTAATTGGAATCGTTGGAATGACAAAAGCTCTTACTGATGCTTATCAAATGATGTCTGAAAATTATCAGCATGTTGAGCAACTTAAGGAACATCTTTTGGAACAATTGCAGGGCACTGCTTTTTATCTTAATAAGGGCAACAAATCCTTACCACATGTCATTAATCTGGGCTTTCCCGGACAAGTTAATGCCTTGCTATTAACCCGCCTAGATCTGTCAGGAGTAGCAGTCTCAACTGGCTCTGCTTGTACTGCAGGAACGGTGGAACCAAGTCACGTTTTGGAAAGTTATTATGGGAAAGATGCTCATCAACTAATTGAATCACTTAGGATCAGTTTTTCAGACCAAAACACCATTGAGGAAGTTGATTTTCTAGTAGATGAAATAAAAAAAATAATAGGAGAATAG
- a CDS encoding ribose-phosphate diphosphokinase, with protein MTERYADKQIKLFSLTSNLPIAEKIAEAAGIPLGKLSSRQFSDGEIMINIEETVRGDDIYIIQSTSFPVNDNLWELLIMIDACKRASANTVNVVLPYFGYSRQDRIASSREPITAKLVANMLTKAGIDRVLTLDLHAVQVQGFFDIPVDNLFTIPLFAKEYCKQGLSGNDVVVVSPKNSGIKRARSLAEYLDSPIAIIDYAQDDSEREQGFIIGDVEGKKAILIDDILNTGKTFAEAAKILERGGATEIYAVSSHGLFAGGAADVLEAAPIKEILITDSVKTKNRIPNNVKYISSSRLIADAIIRIHEKKPLSPLFAFDSTK; from the coding sequence ATGACTGAACGATATGCTGATAAGCAAATCAAATTATTTTCACTAACTTCAAATCTTCCAATTGCGGAAAAGATTGCTGAAGCGGCTGGTATTCCTTTAGGAAAACTTTCATCACGTCAATTTTCTGATGGTGAAATTATGATTAACATTGAAGAAACTGTACGAGGAGATGATATTTATATTATCCAATCAACAAGTTTCCCAGTTAATGATAACCTTTGGGAACTTTTAATTATGATTGATGCATGTAAACGTGCCTCTGCTAATACTGTCAATGTTGTATTACCATATTTTGGCTATTCTCGACAAGACCGTATTGCAAGTTCACGTGAACCAATTACAGCAAAGCTTGTTGCTAATATGTTAACAAAAGCTGGAATTGATCGTGTTTTAACGCTTGACTTACACGCAGTTCAAGTTCAAGGGTTCTTCGATATTCCTGTAGATAACTTATTTACAATTCCACTATTTGCCAAAGAATATTGTAAACAAGGTTTATCAGGTAACGATGTTGTTGTTGTTAGTCCAAAAAATTCAGGTATTAAGCGAGCTCGCTCATTAGCTGAATATCTAGATTCCCCAATTGCTATTATTGACTATGCACAAGACGATTCTGAACGTGAACAAGGATTTATCATTGGTGATGTTGAAGGCAAAAAGGCCATTTTGATTGATGATATTTTAAACACAGGTAAAACTTTTGCGGAAGCTGCAAAAATTTTAGAACGTGGTGGAGCAACAGAAATATATGCTGTTTCAAGTCATGGACTTTTTGCTGGCGGAGCTGCTGATGTTTTAGAGGCTGCACCAATTAAAGAAATCCTTATAACTGATTCTGTTAAAACAAAAAATCGTATCCCAAATAATGTTAAGTACATTTCTTCAAGTCGATTAATTGCAGATGCTATCATTAGAATTCATGAAAAAAAACCACTAAGCCCACTATTTGCTTTTGACTCAACTAAATAA